A genomic region of Castor canadensis chromosome 16, mCasCan1.hap1v2, whole genome shotgun sequence contains the following coding sequences:
- the LOC109692352 gene encoding thioredoxin domain-containing protein 15 isoform X1, producing MAPIAAARRQDGGARAPDSPPPPAFVPGARLASPCAGCFPPGVVVPAAGRRPPGAMRFLCWWQVLLWVLGLPARGLEVAEEGGHVWEQQPAGPLQSAAVERAADSDTHSDPMLVLSVIPGDGEAEDKQSAETGTCGAGDQEDSRCSVRERLFSLGPDREEDYYTEPEVAEPAAEDSNSTESLKSPKVNCEERNVTGLENFTLKILNISQDLMDFLNPNGSDCTLVLFYTPWCRFSASLAPHFNSLPRAFPALHFLALDASQHSSLSTRFGTVAVPNILLFQGAKPMARFNHTDRTLETLKIFIFNQTGIEAKKNVVVTQADQIGPLPSTLIKTVDWLLVFSLFFLVSFTLYATIRTESIRWLIPGREQEHAE from the exons ATGGCGCCGATAGCGGCTGCCAGACGACAAGATGGCGGCGCGCGCGCTCCCGactctcctcccccacccgccTTCGTGCCGGGAGCGCGACTCGCGTCGCCGTGCGCCGGTTGCTTTCCACCTGGGGTGGTGGTCCCGGCCGCCGGCCGCCGGCCGCCCGGCGCCATGCGGTTCTTGTGCTGGTGGCAGGTACTGCTGTGGGTTCTGGGGCTTCCCGCCCGCGGCCTGGAGG TTGCAGAGGAAGGTGGCCATGTGTGGGAACAGCAGCCTGCTGGACCGCTGCAGTCGGCGGCTGTGGAGAGGGCTGCAGATTCTGACACCCATAGTGACCCCATGCTGGTGTTGTCTGTGATTCCTGGGGATGGGGAGGCCGAGGACAAGCAGAGTGCAGAGACAGGCACCTGTGGAGCAGGGGACCAGGAAGACTCCAGGTGCAGTGTCCGAGAGCGCCTTTTCTCCTTGGGCCCTGACCGAGAGGAGGACTACTACACTGAGCCCGAGGTGGCTGAGCCCGCTGCTGAGGACTCCAACAGCACTGAGAGCCTCAAGTCCCCCAAGGTGAACTGTGAGGAGAGGAATGTGACTGGGCTGGAAAATTTCACTCTGAAAATCTTAAACATATCCCAG GACCTTATGGATTTTCTAAACCCAAATGGCAGTGACTGCACCCTGGTCCTGTTCTATACCCCATGGTGCCGGTTTTCGGCCAGTTTGGCGCCTCATTTTAATTCTCTGCCCCGGGCATTTCCAGCTCTTCACTTCTTGGCACTGGATGCCTCTCAGCACAGCAG cctttctACCAGATTTGGCACTGTAGCTGTCcctaatattttgttatttcaagGAGCTAAACCAATGGCTAGATTTAATCATACAGACCGAACACTGGAAACgctgaaaatattcatttttaatcagACGG GTATAGAAGCCAAGAAAAATGTGGTGGTAACGCAAGCTGACCAAATAGGCCCTCTTCCCAGCACTTTGATAAAGACTGTGGACTGGCTGCTTgtgttttccttgttctttttagTTAGTTTTACTCTGTATGCTACCATTCGAACTGAGAGTATCCGGTGGCTAATTCCAGGACGAGAGCAGGAACACGCAGAATAG